One window of the Anopheles cruzii chromosome 2, idAnoCruzAS_RS32_06, whole genome shotgun sequence genome contains the following:
- the LOC128268072 gene encoding phospholipase B1, membrane-associated-like, whose protein sequence is MQLVQSSLSVLLVLLALLCGENKFHRWKVNAAISAFQPTIFDSAQWRVIFHLYRNVTMMMAGRTGYKTSGKFLQNKIPERVPFPCDVALGRSPEPPTSVHKLRPGDINVVAAVGDSVITASGASATSFLELYTENRGLSWCIGGQWGWRNATTLPNILKMFNPKLVGYSYRDSYSFHRDSQFNNAEIGAVSKELPHMAAQMVTRIRTDGRVNFQKDWKLLTITIGGNDICAYVCTLQDPESLPLRHRRSLLKMLRYLRDNLPRTLVNIVSVPDVSTVVSIKQKPMMCWILHHAECPCWVGPMHNSTKESRARWARIQTQYRKVEEEVAMLDEFRGLDEFAVVHQPWTRNLSVMKGKEVDYSLLSYDCFHMSQKGHAQAAVAYWNNLLEPPGKKSTGWKPGIDVFHCPSQQAPYIYTYDNS, encoded by the exons ATGCAGCTGGTCCAGTCCTCGCTGagtgtgctgctggtgctgctggcgctcCTGTGCGGCGAAAACAAATTCCACCGCTGGAAGGTGAACGCGGCCATCAGCGCCTTCCAGCCGACCATCTTCGACAGCGCCCAGTGGCGCGTCATCTTTCACCTGTACCGGAAcgtcacgatgatgatggccggccggaccggctACAAGACGAGCGGCAAGTTCCTGCAGAACAAAATCCCCGAGCGCGTCCCGTTCCCGTGCGACGTGGCGCTCGGCCGCAGCCCGGAGCCACCGACCAGCGTCCACAAGCTGCGCCCCG GTGACATCaacgtggtggcggcggtcggcgaTTCCGTCATCACCGCGAGCGGTGCATCGGCCACCAGCTTTCTCGAGCTGTACACGGAAAACCGGGGCCTATCCTGGTGTATCGGTGGCCAGTGGGGCTGGCGAAATGCCACCACACTGCcgaacattttaaaaatgttcaatCCCAAG CTGGTCGGTTACTCGTATCGGGACTCCTACAGCTTCCACCGGGATTCGCAGTTCAACAACGCCGAGATCGGGGCCGTCTCGAAGGAGCTCCCGCACATGGCCGCCCAGATGGTGACCCGcatccggacggacgggcgcgtCAACTTTCAGAAGGACTGGAAGCTGCTgacgatcacgatcggcgGCAACGACATCTGTGCGTACGTCTGCACTCTGCAGGATCCGGAGTCGCTGCCGCTACGTCATCGGCGGTCGCTGCTGAAGATGTTGCGCTATCTGCGTGACAATCTACCGCGGACGCTGGTTAACATCGTGTCCGTTCCGGATGTGTCGACGGTGGTTTCGATCAAACAGAAGCCGATGATGTGCTGGATCCTGCACCACGCCGAGTGTCCGTGCTGGGTGGGGCCGATGCACAACTCTACCAAAGAATCGCGAGCCAG ATGGGCTCGAATACAAACGCAGTACCGTAAAGTCGAGGAGGAGGTAGCCATGCTGGACGAGTTCCGGGGTCTGGACGAGTTCGCGGTCGTCCACCAGCCGTGGACAAGAAACCTTTCG GTGATGAAAGGCAAAGAGGTCGATTATTCGCTCCTTTCTTACGACTGCTTCCATATGAGTCAGAAAGGTCACGC ACAAGCGGCCGTTGCCTACTGGAACAATCTGCTGGAACCGCCGGGCAAGAAGAGCACCGGCTGGAAGCCGGGCATCGACGTGTTCCACTGTCCCTCGCAGCAGGCCCCGTACATCTACACCTACGACAACAGCTAG
- the LOC128278757 gene encoding phospholipase B1, membrane-associated-like encodes MTLWMCILWLVYAPAATTGAAPRKRVDPTDQTTLLDGPGMRAVFRFLRTWMFNIVGRTGQRTSGPFRQDTIPPEVPFPCNVSLGRSQRVPSSVHKLRPGDIGVVAALGDSLTAATGAAASGFVDLYMENRGLAWSIGGQWNWRNVTTLPNILKVFNPKLVGYSYGDAYPFHWDTQYNMAEIGAVSYDIPYMARALVQRIRQDRRVDWKRDWKLLTIAIGGNDICSFVCTMQRPETLPHKHRLRLQRTLRYLRDNLPRTFVNVVSVPSVKKVVMLPRKPFACESLHHGECSCWVGKLYNQTDASRERWARIQDQYIEVEKDVAESKEFRGLDEFAVVYQPWSLNISMKMNGKTVDYSLLSYDCFHMSQKGNAYAGTALWNNLLEPAGKKSTSWRPILKNFKCPTKESPYLYTYDNSALS; translated from the exons ATGACGCTGTGGATGTGTATCCTGTGGCTAGTGTACGCACCGGCGGCTACCACCGGAGCTGCGCCTCGGAAGCGGGTTGATCCGACGGACCAGACGACGCTGCTGGATGGGCCCGGAATGCGGgccgtgtttcggtttcttcgcaCGTGGATGTTCAACATTGTAGGCCGCACCGGCCAGCGAACGAGTGGACCGTTTCGCCAGGACACCATTCCCCCGGAAGTGCCATTTCCCTGCAACGTGTCGTTGGGCCGCAGCCAGCGGGTGCCCTCGAGCGTACACAAGCTGCGCCCCG GCGACATCGGTGTGGTGGCCGCGCTGGGTGACTCgctgacggcggccaccggagcggcAGCGTCCGGCTTCGTCGACCTGTACATGGAGAACCGCGGGCTCGCGTGGAGCATCGGCGGACAGTGGAACTGGCGCAACGTGACCACCCTGCCGAACATACTGAAGGTGTTCAACCCGAAG CTCGTTGGATACTCGTACGGCGACGCGTATCCGTTCCACTGGGACACCCAGTACAACATGGCCGAGATCGGGGCAGTGTCCTACGACATTCCGTACATGGCCCGGGCACTGGTGCAGCGCATACGGCAGGATCGGCGCGTCGACTGGAAGCGCGACTGGAAGCTGCtgacgatcgcgatcggtggcAACGACATCTGTTCGTTCGTCTGCACCATGCAGCGGCCAGAAACGCTGCCGCACAAGCACCGGCTGAGGTTGCAGCGGACACTCCGTTACCTACGGGACAACCTGCCCCGAACGTTCGTGAACGTGGTGTCGGTGCCGAGCGTGAAGAAGGTGGTGATGCTGCCACGCAAACCCTTCGCCTGTGAGTCGCTTCACCACGGCGAGTGTTCCTGCTGGGTCGGCAAACTCTACAACCAGACTGATGCTTCGCGCGAAAG ATGGGCTCGCATACAGGACCAGTACATCGAGGTGGAGAAGGACGTGGCCGAATCGAAGGAGTTTCGCGGATTGGACGAGTTTGCGGTCGTCTATCAGCCGTGGTCGTTGAACATTTCG ATGAAGATGAACGGCAAGACCGTTGACTATTCGCTGCTGTCATACGACTGCTTCCACATGAGCCAGAAGGGAAATGC GTATGCCGGCACCGCACTGTGGAACAACCTGCTCGAGCCCGCGGGAAAGAAGTCGACCAGCTGGCGGCCGATTCTGAAGAACTTCAAGTGCCCGACGAAAGAGTCACCGTATCTGTACACCTACGATAACAGTGCGCTCAGTTAA